Sequence from the Panicum virgatum strain AP13 chromosome 5N, P.virgatum_v5, whole genome shotgun sequence genome:
ccgcaccctcctgatcgggcataggtcaggtggcacgcccggctttccacggaatctccgggcgcatgacggaattgcgggccgtcgacgagggagcagtgcctgccagcgccccggcgacctcccggctcttcgtgttgcctgtcgctgctcgccggtgggtttcgaccgataacacattctggcacgcccggtgggacccttctcggcaacaacgtccactgcaacaatgcCTGGGGCTCCAGAttaagaacccgctcccaagcccgtcacgtatgaagagctctctcctgaacacaagaggaagtatgatgagatcaaagctctgctggaagccgatctcatcggctcttttgagaggacccgcaaccatggcatcaggtggaaggggttctcaccagaaggcgctctcgacaacgtagatctgtctgtgccatcagaagagcgcaccagagccctgcgtcaggaggtgaactacatggtggcccatacgcctcatcggcactctcagagcctgatgaacgagctcgagctcgagcgcatggcgcatcgcgtcatccaggagataatcaagaaccaatactctccatcgggaccaaccctggggagtcacacagaggaagctgcactgcattctagaccggtattgccgttctcatttgcggctccaaaaccacaaaattcgccgatctacgtcgtctacatgATCgacggtgatcctggagaaggccaattcctcaccgagccacccaaggagatcccgcacggctacacgtacgcctacatccctgagagcgtcaatccaacacgctcggtgcagatggtaaacccaggagcttctggaacggacgcggagaaacaggcgtggctggcaaagtacgctactgggccgagtgctgagccatcggccccaggagttcttagtgtggagcaggtcaatgcaatactgagagaccagttcggcatcctgcccaaaaggaaagcgatcggctattccaagccgtatccaagtgactatgacttaatcccattgccacccaagtatcggctccctgagttcaccaaattcaacgggtcagaaggagccagctccatagagcatgtgagccgatacttaacccagcttgggatgatctcagtatcggatcctctgagggtccggttcttcggccaatctcttacaggcccagcttttggatggtatgcatcattggctccggattcgatttgaacttggaggcagcttgaagatcagttccatacccagtaccactcagaggctgctgaagctggaattgctgacctcgcccaagtcaggcagaagcaaggagagactgtgtcagagtacatatagcgcttcagagaggtcaagaaccgatgctactcatcgcgcatcacagagaaggaggcagtcgatctggctgtcctggggctcgctaagccgatcaaggatgcggcttttcagttggagttcacatctctagcgcacctggtgcagaagcttacggcatatgaacactaccatcctgagctgtaccaggacaagttcaagcgccatgtaaacatggcccaggtggatgaatctgatgactctggcgaggaacaagtagtggccgtggcagagtggactcggggggcaaatcctgtcccgtgcaagtgggtcaaatagcaggggcttgtgaagggcttcgacttcgacgtgaccaaagcagagtagatatttgatctgctcctcaatgaaaaacagctgaagctcctagagaatcacaagctaccgacggcacaagagctgcaagGAAGGCTgtattgcaaatggcaccactcgttcactcattccacgggtgaatgtaaggagctgcgtcgtcagatccaatcggctatcgagcaaggctgattaatcctggctcaacacacgatgaaggttgacaaaaagcccttcccacaagctaacgtggtagagctgtcagatttcggatccgagggccaagatttggcattccagatcaacatggtgggacccatacgccgccatgacaagcagaggagagaggccgcttctggcaaacagCCGCAGGATCAACGCGAACTGGAATAGCAGCATGTGAcagaagagcaagtgcgtcacatccgcaaccagcttccagcttctaatcggcttctagaaaagtaccagtaccagtacaagttgcgccgccgatacgaatcagaagaggatgagtacgagcaccgcacaggaaggacactggggagacgccagtctatacgcgaccactggcattgcccgttcttcaggtactgttggaattccggcatgagccgattgcctactatagatgattgcttggagtgcaggcctcaaggacaccagcaggatgagacatcggtgttctggcgcttagggcccagaacacaTCATGATGACTGTGTGAGGCGGCcaaccaggggtgattccgagccagaagaaaaagacaggtaccatcgtccacggtggtgtcctgacgggcttaatcgctcgcaaaagcgcagagtgcagcgcttgcacAATCTGgaggaggcagaagcaaagtaccttgacgtgctgaggaaggcgcgttcggatctcgcggagcaagtcaggcaactgcgaagggaggaaaggcgccctcccagaaaagagtggcgccccaagcagacaaaagccgatgagaagccatcggctgatgtgaacatgatgttcgtgctcccatcggagtttcgggcaccccaaccggaagaatcggccatcgcacagctggatctgggcccacagccgatcatcttcgagaagcccaaggagaagagctacaagcacttgaagggattgtatctcaagggcttcatcaatggcaagcctgtgaacaggatgttagtcgacactggcgccgcagtcaacctgatgtcgtattctgtgctgcgccgattgggtcgttcttctgccgatctgatcaagaccaatgtgatgctcaacgacttcaatggacaaccatcagaggcaataggggttcttaatgtggagttgacagtgggccgcaagacgatcccgacttcgttctttaTCGTCAACAGCAAAAGTACGTACACGGTATTGCtcgggagggattggattcacgccaactgttgtatcccttccacaatgcatcagtatctcgtccaatgggatggcgatgaagttgaggtggtccctgcagacgactCCAGtgaggtctcgctcgcagacaaGAACGCTTGGGAcacagaaggacaagagccgatttcAGAGATCatcctggaagactgtgatcggatcgaggccacaaaaaacggactgaggctggtcttatccactagcctcacagagtagacatatcctggcatgctacggggtgtaatagagatagagaggccggtcccagcgaccggccccaaaaaatagaaaaatcctgtgtgggttcggaattgttacgtcatgtacacacgatggcttactctggcagttggccactcatcgactatttggtttcaAATGGTAATGGAGTCATAaaagcggccagcccgtgcggttggccaaataatttttcttgtcatctccctatgTTTGTcgctgatcttgaggataacgaggactcgcctgcgttcgcagctggtttttcagatgacggcaagctcggatacgggttcacgtcagctgatgatttggaagaagttgacatcggtcctggggataagccacggccgacatttatcagcaagaaattggatccggtcttgcgtgaggagatgattacattgctgaaagagtaccgggattgtttcgcatgggactacactgagatgcccggtctagacagaagcatcgtcgagcatcggctcccgctcaagaaggggtttcggccgtttcagcaacgagcacgtcagatgcaggccgaagtcctagaagaagtcaagaaagaggtggagaagatgctggatgctgggttcatcaggccgtgccggtatgcagaatggatctctagcgtggtaccggtacaaaagagggatggccgatggcgtgtctgcatcgattttagagatctcaacagagcgacgccgaaggacgaatacccgatgcctgttgcagagacattgattaACCCAGCTGCCGgacacaaaatgatgagttttatggacggtaatgccggctacaaccagatcttcatgaccccagaagacgtgaacaagaccacattcagagtaccaggcgtggtcggcttgttcgagtacttggttatgacctttggacagAAAAATGCCGATGtcacgtaccaacgtgccatgaattatatttttcatgatctcatcggcaaactggtagaaatttatattgatgatgtcgtggtcaaatccaagtcagccggggggcatctagaagatttgcgtcaagttttggaacggactcgaagatttgggctcagaatgaacccaaagaaatgtgcctttggagtatcggccggtcaatttctgggattcctggtgcatgaacggggaatcgagatcggcctgaagagtcacgatgaagccacctactatgaagaaagagttgcagaagctcatcggtaaaattaactttgtcagacgatttatttctaatctgtctggacgcatcgaaccgttcatgggtttagtgaagatcaaatccgatgatgagtttcgctggggggcagaatagcagcaagctttcgatgaaatcaaagaatatttgtcaaagcctccaatattggttcctcctcagcaagataggccgttctacgtgtacctgtctgtgggtgacacttccattgcttcgttGTTAGTACAGAAGCACGACGACCAGgaaagggtggttttctacctcagcagacgcatgttagatgcCGAAACCAGATATCCTGAAATCGAAAAgatttgcctttgcttatactttacatgtacaaagcttcgtcatattttacTCTCGGCGGAAActattgtcatatgcaaatcggatgtcataaatcacatgctgtcggctcctgtcctgaaaggccggcttggaaaatggatgtttgcattgtgagagttcgatattcggtatcagcctgcaaaagcggtcaaaggacaagcactggcggatcttgttgcagacaggatcagcactgatattgatgcattatttattcatgcttgggctatgttttttgacggatcggcttgtgatgatggatgcggtgtgggaattctgttggtctcgcctcgtggggcgacttactccttttccatcagaatgactgccccatgcaccaataatttggtggaatatgaagccgttcgcaaagggatggaactactcctcgaagctggtgaagaagcagtggaaatttttggagattcaaagctggtgatttctcagctcacagaggaatatagatgtgagagcgaggctctttttccgatatggatgcagtgccatgagttgatgtcacaattcaggtacatcaatttccactggatacgcaggactctgaacaaagaagccaatgatttggcacagatggcttctggcaacagggagacagccgatggagtcgacgtggaggttcagtttctagaacccggagactcgagagccgatatcttcaattacttgaaggattcggctcggggggcacccagaaggataagactcaaggccatgaagtatgttctgataggggatgacatgttctataggaccttggaaggactactgtttaaatgtctgggaccttcagaatcaaatcggctcttgcatgaggttcatgaaggagcttgcggtactcatcaatcggctcataagatgaagtggctgattaggcgatcgggttattactggcccactatgcttgaagattgtttcaaatattacaagggatgtcaggcatgtcagaggtttggcagaattcagatagtgccagcatcagtaatgaatcctatcattaagccgtggccattcaggGGTTGgcccatggacatgattggtcagatcaacccgtcatctagcaagggtcactaatgggtcttagctgctacatattatttcacaaagtgggtagaggcagtgcccatgaggtcagtagcgtcaagagatgtgatcagctttgtcaaagagcacatcatccacagatttggAATTCCTCAAACCATtatgaccgatggaggatcggtcttcatatcggaggagttcaggaagtttgccgatgacatggggattaagctgatcagatcatctccatattatgcccaagctaatggacaggctgaagcatccaaccagagcatcatcaagctcataaagagaaagatcgatgaatatcctaggcgctggcatgaggtgttgtcagaagctttgtgggcatatcgtatttcaagTCACggatccaccaagacatcgccgtaccatttagtctacggccaagatgctgtgctaccatgggaggTTACGACtagatcaaggcgtgttgagtttcagaatgatttatttgctgaacagtatgcagccttgatgaacgataacgTGGAGGACTTGACAGAGCTAAGCCTTTGGtcactggagaagatcaaggaaaataaggctaaagttgctcgcgcatacaacaagaaggtcaagccaaagaatttccaggttggagatttggtttgggaggcagtattgccattggggactaaagataaaaagtatggcaagtggtctccaacttggcacgggccgtacaaggttgatcaggttttgcctgggaatgcatacatgctcgaggaattggacggcgtcaagtttcctgttgctgtcaatggtcaacatctcaagaagtatttcccgagcatgtgggaaggcgagtaacaagagccgatgagatccatctggctgtgatcatgacaggccaacacgttgagttggccaataacattaataataaaaaaaagagaagaagccaacactttgagttggctagtaaaaatatatatgtgaagcgaacagccgatgtgtaaccatcgacttaagatatttttaaaaacagttacaagtttcaggttaacaggcagtactaattgtttcttgagcctatctactggttcaggaattcttctatggcgtggatggcttctgtgcggacagtatgtgctcgtgctatgattgcttcgtcatccttgtcatcgcctgttactatctgccgactcaaggtgcttatctctgcaaactctacttgtatctgctcggctatttcctgggtttcttatTTGAAGTTTGCAATCaaagcttcctcggcctggatgagtttcttggtggtacgaaccttttcttcgagttccgccagttctttcttcaggaggtcgagtcggttcatgttggcagacacatcagctttgatatctagagttgccttcttctgattgagggccttgcacttttgggtaatgtcagctttcagagaagtttgagagcgacgtgcttccatcgtTTGTTGtactttattcacttctatccgaaagaatggaaggttgctggctggccaaagcttgatttgcaatggctccgggagttgggattctctttgctcgaagatgttctttatttcactggaatcgccaactagagcagtgagtggggcagatagtagatccttgataagttgaagctgatgtgccaaattagccgattgctgcgaagatggtgtttctgctccaaggacagtcagacccattgatgccgggtcgaaggaaagcaaacctgaaatatcaaagctctatggacatatctggagttagagcaagatgcatttatggagctatcggctggttcagaattggttttgtaatgttacctgttctgaagaggaagcgttgggcggttcaggagcaatcgtcctgttagagcttgtgttgacatcaagaacatcgactgtatcggcttgttcctcgtttgcctccatcagtgcatcaggagttgcagccatctcatgttgtTCCAGGCTTTCTACAttggggatttcttcagctgcgtcctggaaatagaattacagtcaaccagagtacatatgtatgaaataaagaagaagtttgagAAAGATGAGTtgcctggttggtgttggactctgatggactcggagaagctggtactggtttcttgatcactcgcctcgtgatcatcttctgtttcttggtcaatactcggggggcaacgcttgcagaagtttgtcttcatttggaagccgactgaagtaagtctggctgaacagtcattatcactttcttcattgttggtgatcctttgcagaagagtacattaggagcagttggaagaaagtggaatggctccccgttgctggtcataggttctggaccatcttgttgctgcaaacagggtgagtAAGAATTAGACAAGTGGAAGGATGGATGATCTAGAAAGAGCAAAATGCATAAATCCAGTACCTCTTTCTCGGGGATtatatattcaggatcaatctgctgcagtcgaggacctagagctttcctgaatacatgtgttttccacattccccaccatgtgctgaagccgattgatgaggaggtgaaggacagatcggctggtattggaatgtgcaGGTCATCGAACatactgtagcatcttgagctggtgagaccatcagacagatcggctctgctctccaccaagtggtgaacatggaagtggggagggacctgtcctaagccaaattatcgagctgctataactggttggtaagattcataacctggcttgataattctattgaaagtgctgatgccaacagggaggaagccaggtcgaatcatcaaagaatacagatgccgagtgctgttgtcatcggcaaagttatctaatctgagggcagttgggttttcaaatgattcagattcagtaaatgggaaaaagagaggattatctagtcctttgtagaagattctgaaccaatttgctacatctgctgaatttagtttactgccagggagactaaataaaccttggccgtagctagtacatctaattggtttgccattctcatcaggaaaagagttcttggtcaggccttggaagtcggggatatggtgctgaaagtatagttgtgcccacaactgaataaaccaccaagggcctccagttctcagtttcttgtggttaagcaggttagatgtcatcaaatggagatatctgtaggtttctccaaggaagagtttaCCTAGGTCgatgtgattaccatgggccaggtgataggccaagggaagatagttcttagttggagctaaagaaagaccacagaagatgaaatgctCTAGCCAAatatttaagaaggctgtgtgttccttctcagtcactggacattttgttttcttgtgctgattcatgtaagtgccccagtttgtgcagttaaccttggaagaaagtttgaaggggacttctgccattttgtgagcagcaggattaagagaactaatgtctaggccagtgatcatggtgacatccagcagagtaggggtcatggttccatgaccaaagaagaaacagttcaaagcatcagaccaaaaatagccgatggttttcagaagattttcatccttgtcaagtggagacaatgataagctaagtgcatcggctatgttcaaatcctgccacaagggcatgtgagcttttgctactctgctgtaccatgtaatccaactctcaggggggttaggccaggctcttaagcagtcggcccagaggttcaaatcaatgttttgactcacgaaagggatcctatttgcttcacaagagatcagatctatggggttttcatgggtacgtgggccaagacataaagattttggattggaggaatgtggcagaaggatgtctgacacctgaggtTCAAAAATTaagaagtatgcatatggtgtcatgtttcagagtttaagtttcagaagcttaataagctaaagaaaactaaaggatttgGCCGAacattaccttcaggccgcagattgccgcatcatcgacagtagaatttgttgtctgagctgcagaatttGCCATGGCTTagatccgttgacttggggTTTGTTTGCTGTGGGTTCTGATTCAAATTCCGACTGCTTGGggagttcttgctcggatttgtagagcttaGTTTTCGAATTGTGCTCGGATTcaagagttcggttcaaggtggaagtgatatTCTACTCTTATGCTGGTTGCTTCTAatttgaattccgtcggctcttgaatatttatagaagcctgatgcgttgccatcggctttttggaaagtaaatatCAGACACACATAATTTAGGGAAGTCAATTTCATTAatggaaagttcattacaaggaaagccgattttacaaaggaattaatccttcggctatgtgatcctacccctacgatgctacctacatctaccagtcgtaggtatCTGAATGCctacggcgcttcgggcttcgcgaCAGTGCGTCTCcaccgtcgtcatcgtcgtcgtcatcgccgtcgtcgttgctgctgttgccgtcgtcctcggcactgctgctgcttcgcccgccgctgccgctgcttccttcttcgctcccctctatgggggctttgaggaattggtgggggttttctcctgccgccgtgtcgtccctggaggaggagccgatttcttcggaggagtcggctccctcccaggagaaggcgtcgtcttcgctgctctccagttccCCTTGGAAAAGGAACaggaggtcttcctctccttcagtttcgggcTCGTCCACCTCGGAGGCaatcccgaagtcgaactcctctacatcccagtgcagaggagccaatGCCTCATAGGttgctgttgggtcccattcgggagtcggctctcggctctctgagataggatcgatggaggaggcggaaagggaagaagaagagggggaagaggaagaagaggaatctccaaaagagttggagccagaggaagaagagatggccatggctggtgaaggattggggttttctgtgctactggctttgggaggaagaagcagttcgctgtgaagaagagccgattcggggtgagattaaatagcgaaaagatggaagacggatcggcagttacACGTTCtatgaggagccagttgcagagacgttgcgtcttccttggtggttgcagtgtgtttagagcattaacgggaagatgaagcgacggattggttttggaactatcattgccaaaaccaggaggcatgtgttatcgtcataaattaacaggattaatttatgggccgaaagcaagatgggcttgaagcagaagattgaagaaaacttgtaaatcggctcctgcatgagcatttgggccacatgggccatgtatcttagatttagtttaagattagagatagagtccaatcgggacaagattagtttaaaTTGTTtctcaagtctccggactataaatatgtaccctatgttattcataaaggagagtgtcatcacgtctcgcaaacaacaactctcggcgcatcgccacccctaatcctagggttttcatccaagtaagcgccatgctgccctgatcgcttctcgagatcagggcagcgttgttctcgcttttaccttggtattactcgtactgaagcgttttttatggcgagtagtattagttatcttgatgttcgtagcatggcttttagtagatctattgtaCTTTGTTGTTTATcttctacgaatatcatgttgtctttacgcaatcatgtcatcatcttatactagttcttgttgcatagagctagctgcgtaaaggcaacaccctgcttcttttatgtctagtagatctgatctgttatggtttgctcttattcttaagagttggcgcaatatctgttaggttaggccttgcaaacgggttggacgatccagtggtgtagtagatgctttatcttagccttgatagggattgttccgggaatcggctcttgctagttcttaggcctctgttttgggttatggtttagttgtctgttatgttcattaggcacagtcacgtgtaggatgttccgatctagcagtgaagctgttaccatcgtggattagattaattagatttaattgaagcagctttatagttatttgctttattcatcaatatccggatagatacaGATCCAATCCGACAccaggactcgatcggctctttaaagctgatgcaagagtcgtcccggggagccgaccacagctcggacttacgtttacacgtgtctttgtatgcaggaaactgtttggagcacgtccgcatcctcctgatcgggtataggtcaggtggcacacccGGCTTTCcacggaatctccgggcgcgtgacggaattgcgggccgtcgacgagggagcagtgcctgccagcgccccggcgacctcccggctcttcgtgttgcctgtcgctgctcgccggtgggtttcgaccgacaacaccatACTATTAAATGTTGTTGGTGGATCAGCTAAGAGAAGGGAAATGATTAGAGATATTAACCTTAAAGTAATGAGTAAGGCACTTGGGTGTGGGCAACTTCAAACTGGTACAGGGTTAAATCAAGAGCAAAGTGTTCAAAGACCTGGAGATACTCGTTGGAGTTCTCATTATAAATCTCGGAAGAGTATAGTTGACATGTTTTCTACAATAATGAAGGTACTAGAAATTGTGGAAAAGGATAAGGACTGGAAAATTAGAGATCAAGCATCAAATCTTCGGGAGTATTTCCAGTCTTTTGACTCCATTTTCTATTTGCATCTCATGTTGACTATATTAGGAATCACAAATACCTTGTGCTTAGCACTGCAGCGCAAGGATAAAGATATAGTGAATGCTATTAACTGTGTGAGAGCCACTAGATGCCAATTAGATGAGCTTAGAAGAGAAAAGTGGGAAAAACTAATAGATGATGTGTATGAATTTTGTGAGAAGAATGATATTGCCAAATTGAAAATGGAAGATGAATATATTGATCCAAAGAAGAGGAGGCACAAATCTGGAATCACAAACAAGCATTACTATCAAGTAGATTGTTTCAATGATATTATTGATTGGGTACTCCAAGAGCTTAACAGCTGCTTCAACGAGACAAGCTCTCAATTGCTTGTATGCTCGGCCTCTTTTAGTTCAAGAGACTCGTTTTGTGATTTTAATGTGGACAAGTTGTTGAGCCTAGCAAAGCTTTATCCACATGATTTTGATTCTGGAAATCTGAGGGACCTTAGCAATGAACTTGGCCTCTACATATTTGATGTGAGAAATGATGATAGATTCTCCAACATACAAACTATTGCCGAGCTTTCTCAGAAAATGGTGGAGACTAGAAAACATGATCGTTACCCACTAGTTTATCGACTTCTGAAGCTTGTACTAGTACTGCCAGTTGCTACTGCTACAGTTGAGAGGATTTTCTCTGGCATGAAGATTGTGAAAACAAATTTGCGCAACCGCATCAGTGATCAATTTATGAGCGATTATCTTATTTGCTTTGTGGAGAAAGAAGAAATGATGAAAGTCACGAATGAGTCAGTGATTCGTCGCTTcatgaaaatgcaagaatgcAGATTTGATGATAATTAAAGGTGACATATAATATATTTTGCCTATTTTAATAGTTTTGACCATGCTAATAGT
This genomic interval carries:
- the LOC120674874 gene encoding uncharacterized protein LOC120674874 — translated: MSKALGCGQLQTGTGLNQEQSVQRPGDTRWSSHYKSRKSIVDMFSTIMKVLEIVEKDKDWKIRDQASNLREYFQSFDSIFYLHLMLTILGITNTLCLALQRKDKDIVNAINCVRATRCQLDELRREKWEKLIDDVYEFCEKNDIAKLKMEDEYIDPKKRRHKSGITNKHYYQVDCFNDIIDWVLQELNSCFNETSSQLLVCSASFSSRDSFCDFNVDKLLSLAKLYPHDFDSGNLRDLSNELGLYIFDVRNDDRFSNIQTIAELSQKMVETRKHDRYPLVYRLLKLVLVLPVATATVERIFSGMKIVKTNLRNRISDQFMSDYLICFVEKEEMMKVTNESVIRRFMKMQECRFDDN